The proteins below are encoded in one region of Ricinus communis isolate WT05 ecotype wild-type chromosome 6, ASM1957865v1, whole genome shotgun sequence:
- the LOC125370263 gene encoding uncharacterized protein LOC125370263 yields MPKYVKFLKEILSNKRKLEDLGLVTLNEECSAILQNKLLVKRHDPGRFTIPCVIGELPISGALADLGASINLMPTSLFDRLGLSEPKPTKMSIQLTNRTIKILRGIVEDVLVKVDKFIFPIDFIIMDMEGESVVPLILGRPFLATSRAVIDVCNGKLQLRVDDETITFDLANSMRQSLDHDDTVLFMDVLDDVVESHMQEILLDDPLQVAL; encoded by the coding sequence ATGCCGAAGTACGTAAAATTCTTGAAGGAGATattgagcaacaagaggaaacTGGAGGACTTAGGATTGGTGACCCTGAATGAGGAGTGCTCCGCCATTCTACAAAATAAGCTGCTTGTTAAGAGGCATGATCCAGGGAGATTCACTATACCTTGTGTCATTGGTGAATTACCTATTAGTGGTGCTTTAGCTGACTTAGGAGCTAGTATTAACttgatgcccactagtttgtttgATAGACTTGGTTTGAGTGAGCCTAAACCCACTAAGATGAGCATTCAGTTAACCAATAGGACTATTAAGATTCTTAGGGGTATAGTTGAGGATGTActtgttaaggtagacaagtttatATTTCCTATTGATTTCATTATCATGGATATGGAAGGTGAGAGTGTTGTGCCACTGATCTTAggtagacctttccttgctACATCTAGGGCCGTTATAGATGTTTGTAACGGGAAGCTCCAACTTAGGGTAGATGACGAGACTATCACCTTTGACTTAGCGAATTCCATGAGACAATCCCTAGACCATGATGATACTGTATTGTTTATGGATGTCTTAGATGATGTTGTTGAGTCTCATATGCAGGAGATtttgcttgatgatcctttgcagGTTGCATTGTAG
- the LOC125370264 gene encoding uncharacterized protein LOC125370264, with product MVIFQDMIEESMEVFMDDFLVFGNSFSHCLSNLERMLARCVEPNLVLNWEKCHFMVTEGIVLGHKLSHARMEVDRAKVETISKLAPPSSIQADFELLKKLLNTAPIMVSPDWGLPFELICDVSDYAVGAVLGQRVEKKFQPIYYASKTLTDDQEHYTTTENELLVVEFKIEIKDKKGIENLAVDHLSRLENPSLAALDERAIDDSFHMSICIKRFDDVYMGRKLSKSLSIAMRDQLEAIRRPIIRLRRCWMQDSTGLQSFKMREPLSRFVMHASGQYILVVVEYFSKWPEVQAFPTNDAKVVARFLKKLFARFGTPKALINDKGTHFCNTQLGKVLKCYGVTHWFSTPYHPQISGQVKVTNRDLKRILERTVGTSRKDWAAKLDDALWAFRTAYRTSISFTPYRPVYGKTCHLPVELEHRALWALKSCNFSVDSTMAAG from the exons ATGGTAATCTTCCAGgatatgattgaggagtctatggaggtTTTCATGGATGATTTCTTAGTGTTCGGTAACTCTTTCTCACACTGCTTGTCTAATTTAGAGCGCATGCTTGCACGATGTGTTGAGCCAAATTTGGTTCTTAAttgggaaaaatgtcattttatggtgacAGAGGGTATTGTGTTAGGGCACAAGCTTTCACATGCGAGGATGGAggtagatagagctaaggtagagaCCATATCAAAATTGGCACCCCCTAGTTCTATTCAGGCT gattttgagttattaaagaaGTTACTAAACACAGCTCCTATCATGGTTTCACCTGATTGGGGGCTGCCCTTTGAACTCATTTGCGATGTTAGTGActatgcagttggagctgttctTGGACAGCGGGTTGAGAAGAAGTTTCAGCCTATctattatgctagcaagacgTTGACAGATGACCAAGAGCACTATACCACCACTGAGAATGAGCTATTAGTTGTG GAgtttaaaatagaaatcaaGGATAAAAAGGGCATTGAGAACTTGGCAGTGGATCACTTATCGAGGTTGGAGAACCCGAGCTTGGCGGCACTTGATGAGAGGGCCATTGATGATAGTTTCCATATGAGTATTTGT ATCAAGCGATTCGATGATGTGTATATGGGGAGGAAACTCTCAAAATCTTTAAGCATTGCCATGAGGGACCAACTAGAGGCCATCAGGCGGCCAATCATACGGCTAAGAAGGTGTTGGATGCAGGATTCTACTGGCCTACAATCTTTCAAGATGCGAGAACCTTTGTccaggtttgtgatgcatgccaGTGGTCAG TACATACTTGTGGTTGTTGagtatttttctaaatggcCAGAGGTGCAAGCCTTCCCCACTAATGATGCCAAGGTAGTTGCTAGGTTCCTCAAGAAAttatttgctaggtttggTACACCTAAAGCATTGATTAATGACAAGGGGACCCATTTTTGTAATACCCAACTAGGGAAAGTGCTTAAATGCTATGGGGTCACACACTGGTTCTCTACACCCTATCACCCACAAATAAGTGGGCAAGTGAAGGTAACTAATAGGGATCTAAAACGCATTCTAGAGAGAACCGTGGGGACTagtaggaaggattgggctgctaagttagatgatgcactATGGGCTTTTAGAACAGCTTATAGGACTTCTATTAGTTTTACACCATATAGGCCAGTTTATGGTAAGACGTGTCATCTACCTGTTGAATTGGAACACAGGGCCCTTTGGGCTTTGAAATCATGCAATTTTAGTGTTGATTCTACAATGGCAGCTGGATGA